One stretch of Pseudomonas fluorescens Q2-87 DNA includes these proteins:
- a CDS encoding homoserine dehydrogenase encodes MNPVKVGICGLGTVGGGTFNVLQRNGEEIARRAGRGIEVAQIAMRTPKPQFQTTGIAITNDVFEVATNPEIDIVIELVGGYTVARELVLKAIENGKHVVTANKALIAVHGNEIFAKAREKGVIVAFEAAVAGGIPVIKAIREGLSANRINWVAGIINGTGNFILTEMREKGRTFEDVLAEAQALGYAEADPTFDVEGIDAAHKLTILASIAFGIPLQFDKAYTEGITKLTTADVNYAEALGYRIKHLGVARSTASGIELRVHPTLIPADRLIANVNGVMNAVMVNGDASGSTLFYGAGAGMEPTASSVIADLVDVVRAMTSDPENRVPHLAFQPDSLSAHPILPIEACESSYYLRIQAKDHPGVLAQVASILSERGINIESIMQKEVEEHDGLVPMILLTHRVVEQRINDAITALEALQGVVGPVVRIRVEHLN; translated from the coding sequence GTGAATCCGGTCAAAGTAGGCATCTGTGGGTTAGGTACCGTCGGTGGCGGCACCTTCAACGTACTTCAGCGTAACGGCGAGGAAATTGCTCGTCGTGCCGGGCGTGGGATCGAAGTGGCACAAATTGCCATGCGCACGCCAAAGCCTCAGTTCCAAACGACCGGTATTGCGATTACCAACGATGTATTCGAAGTGGCCACGAACCCTGAGATCGACATCGTCATAGAGCTGGTCGGCGGCTACACCGTCGCCCGCGAGCTGGTACTCAAGGCCATCGAGAATGGCAAGCATGTGGTCACCGCGAACAAGGCGCTTATCGCTGTTCACGGTAATGAGATTTTCGCCAAGGCCCGCGAGAAGGGCGTGATCGTGGCTTTCGAAGCCGCCGTGGCCGGTGGCATCCCGGTGATCAAGGCGATCCGCGAAGGCCTGTCGGCCAACCGCATCAACTGGGTGGCCGGGATCATCAACGGCACCGGCAACTTCATCCTCACCGAGATGCGCGAGAAGGGTCGCACCTTCGAAGACGTTCTTGCCGAAGCCCAGGCCCTGGGCTACGCAGAGGCTGATCCGACGTTCGACGTGGAAGGCATCGACGCGGCACACAAGCTGACGATCCTGGCGTCCATTGCGTTCGGCATTCCGTTGCAGTTCGACAAGGCCTACACCGAAGGCATCACCAAACTGACCACCGCCGACGTGAACTACGCCGAAGCCCTGGGCTACCGCATCAAGCACCTGGGCGTGGCGCGCAGCACCGCCAGTGGCATCGAATTGCGCGTGCACCCGACATTGATCCCGGCCGACCGCCTGATCGCCAACGTCAACGGCGTGATGAACGCGGTGATGGTCAACGGTGATGCCTCCGGCTCGACGCTGTTCTACGGCGCCGGTGCAGGCATGGAACCGACGGCCTCTTCGGTGATTGCCGACCTGGTGGACGTGGTTCGCGCCATGACCTCGGACCCGGAAAATCGTGTGCCGCACCTGGCCTTCCAGCCGGACTCGTTGTCGGCTCACCCGATTCTTCCGATCGAAGCGTGCGAAAGCTCCTACTACCTGCGCATCCAGGCCAAGGACCATCCCGGCGTACTGGCCCAGGTGGCGAGTATTCTCTCGGAACGCGGCATCAACATCGAGTCGATCATGCAAAAGGAAGTCGAGGAACACGACGGCCTGGTACCGATGATCCTGCTGACCCACCGTGTGGTCGAGCAGCGCATCAATGACGCGATCACAGCGCTGGAGGCCCTGCAGGGCGTTGTTGGCCCAGTGGTCCGGATCCGCGTCGAACATTTGAACTAA
- the thrC gene encoding threonine synthase: MRYISTRGQAPALNFEDVLLAGLATDGGLYVPENLPRFTQEEIASWAGLPYHELAFRVMRPFVTGSIPDADFKKILEETYGVFSHDAIAPLRQLNGNEWVMELFHGPTLAFKDFALQLLGRLLDYVLQKRGERVVIVGATSGDTGSAAIEGCKHCENVDIFILHPHNRVSEVQRRQMTTIFGENIHNIAIEGNFDDCQEMVKASFADQGFLKGTRLVAVNSINWARIMAQIVYYFHAALQLGGPARSVSFSVPTGNFGDIFAGYLARNMGLPINQLIVATNRNDILHRFMSGNQYVKETLHATLSPSMDIMVSSNFERLLFDLHGRNGAAIAGLMDSFKQGGGFSVEPERWTEARKLFDSLAVDDAQTCETIAEVFEQSGELLDPHTAIGVRAARECRRSLDIPMVILGTAHPVKFPEAVEQAGVGKALELPAHLSDLFERDERCTVLPNDLKAVQAFVSQHGNRGKPL, encoded by the coding sequence ATGCGCTATATCAGCACCCGCGGCCAGGCACCGGCCCTGAATTTCGAAGATGTCCTCCTGGCCGGCCTGGCCACGGACGGCGGTCTTTATGTGCCGGAAAACCTGCCGCGCTTCACTCAGGAAGAAATCGCCTCCTGGGCCGGCCTGCCGTACCACGAGCTGGCGTTCCGGGTCATGCGCCCGTTCGTCACCGGCAGCATCCCGGACGCCGATTTCAAAAAGATTCTGGAAGAGACCTATGGTGTCTTTTCCCACGACGCCATCGCACCGCTGCGCCAGCTCAACGGTAACGAATGGGTGATGGAGCTGTTCCACGGCCCGACCCTGGCGTTCAAGGACTTTGCCCTGCAATTGCTGGGTCGCTTGTTGGACTACGTGCTGCAAAAGCGCGGCGAGCGTGTGGTGATCGTCGGTGCAACATCTGGCGACACCGGTTCGGCCGCCATCGAAGGCTGCAAGCACTGCGAGAACGTCGACATTTTCATCCTGCACCCGCACAACCGCGTTTCGGAAGTGCAGCGTCGGCAGATGACGACGATTTTCGGCGAGAACATCCATAACATCGCCATCGAAGGCAACTTCGATGACTGCCAGGAAATGGTCAAGGCCAGTTTCGCTGACCAGGGCTTCCTCAAGGGCACGCGGCTGGTGGCAGTGAACTCGATCAACTGGGCGCGGATCATGGCCCAGATTGTCTATTACTTCCATGCGGCCCTGCAGCTGGGCGGCCCGGCCCGTTCCGTGTCGTTCTCGGTGCCTACCGGCAACTTCGGCGATATCTTCGCCGGTTACCTGGCGCGCAACATGGGGCTGCCGATCAACCAATTGATCGTCGCCACCAACCGCAACGACATCCTGCACCGCTTCATGAGCGGCAACCAGTACGTCAAGGAAACGCTGCACGCCACGCTGTCGCCGTCGATGGACATCATGGTGTCGTCGAACTTCGAGCGCCTGCTGTTCGACCTGCACGGTCGCAACGGTGCGGCGATTGCCGGCCTGATGGACAGCTTCAAGCAAGGCGGTGGTTTCAGCGTCGAGCCTGAGCGCTGGACCGAAGCGCGCAAGCTGTTCGACTCCCTGGCGGTGGATGATGCGCAGACGTGCGAAACCATCGCCGAGGTCTTCGAGCAAAGCGGTGAACTGCTCGATCCGCACACGGCCATCGGCGTCAGGGCCGCTCGTGAATGCCGTCGCAGCCTGGACATCCCGATGGTGATCCTGGGCACGGCTCATCCGGTCAAGTTTCCGGAAGCAGTGGAGCAAGCGGGCGTAGGAAAAGCGCTTGAACTACCAGCACATCTTTCTGATTTGTTTGAGCGAGATGAGCGTTGCACCGTGTTGCCCAACGACCTGAAAGCCGTGCAGGCCTTTGTCAGTCAGCATGGCAACCGCGGCAAGCCGCTCTGA
- a CDS encoding DUF3509 domain-containing protein has product MESISLLLGEALSPYQVTLTPSVAKGQCLVTLRNAAGAIVVERVFNQAQLSDKRQLTDVVDGLHRDVLIAEGRLEPCVIAALRNLAGDKVMTAAN; this is encoded by the coding sequence ATGGAAAGTATCAGCCTATTGCTGGGTGAGGCTTTGAGCCCGTATCAGGTCACGCTGACCCCCTCCGTTGCTAAGGGCCAATGTCTGGTGACGCTCAGGAATGCCGCTGGGGCCATCGTGGTCGAGCGCGTATTCAATCAGGCCCAATTGAGCGACAAGCGACAATTGACGGACGTAGTCGATGGCCTGCATCGCGATGTGCTGATTGCCGAGGGTCGTCTGGAACCCTGTGTAATTGCGGCGCTGCGCAACCTGGCGGGCGACAAGGTCATGACCGCGGCGAATTGA
- a CDS encoding NADH:flavin oxidoreductase/NADH oxidase produces MSLLLEPYTLRQLTLPNRIAVSPMCQYSSADGLANDWHLVHLGSRAVGGAGLVFTEATAVTADGRITAQDLGLWNDEQIEPLQRITRFITAQGAVPGIQLAHAGRKASTWRPWLGKHGSVKPADGGWVPVGPSPIAFDPQHTQPVQLDEGQIADVVQAFVDSAKRALTAGFKVVEVHAAHGYLLHQFLSPLSNQRRDQYGGSFENRIRLVLQVTEAVRAVWPDELPVFVRVSATDWVEDGWNPDETVELARRFRALGVDLIDVSSGGTAANAEIPTGPGYQTRFAERVRKESEIATGTVGMITEPAQAEHILRTCQADIIFLARELLRDPYWPLHADDDLGGRKATWPAQYQRATHRDQPIHESDLRD; encoded by the coding sequence ATGAGTCTGCTGCTGGAACCCTATACGCTTCGTCAATTGACCCTGCCCAATCGCATCGCGGTGTCGCCGATGTGCCAGTATTCGAGCGCCGACGGCCTGGCTAACGACTGGCATCTGGTGCACCTTGGCAGCCGCGCCGTAGGCGGCGCCGGCCTGGTGTTCACCGAAGCCACCGCCGTCACCGCCGACGGCCGTATCACCGCCCAGGACCTTGGGCTGTGGAACGACGAGCAGATCGAACCCTTGCAACGCATCACCCGCTTCATCACTGCCCAAGGGGCCGTGCCGGGTATTCAGCTGGCTCATGCCGGGCGCAAGGCCAGTACCTGGCGACCCTGGCTGGGCAAGCATGGCAGCGTGAAACCTGCGGACGGCGGCTGGGTTCCGGTCGGTCCATCACCCATTGCCTTCGATCCGCAACACACCCAGCCGGTCCAATTGGACGAAGGGCAGATTGCCGACGTGGTCCAGGCCTTCGTCGATTCGGCCAAGCGTGCCCTGACGGCTGGCTTCAAAGTGGTCGAGGTCCACGCCGCTCATGGTTACTTGCTGCATCAGTTCCTGTCTCCCCTGAGCAACCAGCGGCGCGATCAATATGGAGGCTCGTTCGAAAACCGCATCCGCCTGGTCCTGCAAGTCACCGAGGCGGTGCGAGCCGTATGGCCTGACGAATTGCCGGTGTTCGTGCGCGTCTCTGCCACCGACTGGGTCGAGGACGGCTGGAACCCGGATGAAACCGTAGAGCTGGCACGGCGATTCCGGGCCTTGGGGGTGGACTTGATCGATGTGTCGTCGGGCGGAACCGCGGCCAACGCCGAGATTCCCACTGGCCCGGGCTACCAGACGCGCTTTGCCGAACGGGTGCGCAAGGAGTCGGAAATCGCCACTGGCACCGTCGGCATGATTACCGAACCGGCCCAGGCCGAGCACATCTTGCGAACTTGCCAGGCCGATATCATTTTCCTGGCGCGGGAGTTGCTGCGTGATCCCTACTGGCCCCTGCACGCCGATGATGATTTGGGTGGACGCAAGGCCACGTGGCCGGCGCAATACCAACGGGCGACGCATCGGGACCAGCCGATTCATGAGTCTGATTTGCGCGATTGA
- a CDS encoding CaiB/BaiF CoA transferase family protein, translating to MSLTAKPLAGVKVIELGTLIAGPFASRICGEFGAEVIKVESPDGGDPLRKWRKLYEGTSLWWFVQARNKKSLTLNLKHPQGLAILKQLIGEADILIENFRPGVLEKLGLGWDVLHALNPKLVMVRLSGFGQTGPMKDQPGFGAVGESMGGLRYITGFEDRPPVRTGISIGDSIAALWGVIGALMALRHREVNGGTGQVVDVALYEAIFAMMESMVPEFDVFGFIRERTGNIMPGITPSSIHTSADGKHVQIGANGDAIFKRFMQIIGRDDLASDPQLASNDGRDSRRDELYGVIDRWVNSLPLDAVIEQLNQAGVPASRIFSAEDMFSDPQFLAREMFLQAKLPDGKAFKMPGIVPKLSDTPGTSEWVGPALGEHTAQVLGELGYDPQQIAKLRTDGAI from the coding sequence ATGTCGCTAACTGCCAAACCCCTTGCGGGCGTCAAAGTCATCGAACTCGGCACCTTGATCGCCGGGCCTTTTGCCTCGCGCATCTGCGGTGAATTCGGTGCCGAGGTGATCAAGGTCGAATCCCCCGACGGCGGCGATCCGCTGCGCAAGTGGCGCAAGTTGTATGAAGGCACTTCCTTGTGGTGGTTCGTCCAGGCCCGCAACAAGAAATCCCTGACCCTGAACCTGAAACACCCGCAAGGCCTGGCGATCCTGAAACAGCTGATTGGCGAAGCCGACATCCTGATCGAGAATTTTCGCCCCGGCGTGCTGGAAAAGCTCGGCCTGGGCTGGGATGTCCTCCACGCGCTGAACCCGAAGCTGGTCATGGTGCGGCTTTCAGGCTTTGGCCAGACCGGGCCGATGAAGGACCAGCCCGGGTTTGGTGCGGTGGGCGAATCCATGGGCGGCCTGCGCTACATCACCGGGTTTGAAGATCGGCCGCCCGTGCGCACTGGCATCTCCATCGGCGACTCCATCGCCGCCCTCTGGGGCGTGATTGGCGCACTCATGGCCTTGCGTCACCGCGAGGTCAACGGCGGAACCGGGCAAGTAGTGGATGTGGCCTTGTACGAAGCGATCTTCGCCATGATGGAAAGCATGGTGCCGGAGTTCGACGTGTTCGGCTTCATCCGCGAGCGCACCGGCAACATCATGCCTGGTATCACTCCGTCGTCGATCCACACCAGCGCCGACGGCAAGCATGTGCAAATTGGCGCCAACGGCGACGCGATCTTCAAGCGCTTCATGCAGATCATCGGCCGTGACGACTTGGCCAGTGACCCGCAGTTGGCAAGCAACGACGGCCGCGACAGCCGGCGCGACGAGCTATATGGCGTCATCGATCGCTGGGTCAACTCGCTGCCACTCGATGCCGTCATAGAGCAGTTGAACCAGGCCGGCGTACCCGCCAGTCGGATCTTCAGCGCCGAAGATATGTTCAGCGACCCACAGTTCCTCGCCCGTGAAATGTTCCTACAGGCCAAGCTGCCGGACGGCAAGGCGTTCAAGATGCCGGGCATCGTCCCGAAACTTTCTGACACACCAGGGACTTCCGAATGGGTCGGGCCGGCGCTGGGGGAACACACCGCACAGGTACTCGGCGAGCTTGGCTACGATCCACAGCAGATCGCCAAGCTGCGCACCGACGGGGCTATTTGA
- a CDS encoding transporter substrate-binding domain-containing protein encodes MLLFIKCKPALGWVMFLVLMHWAQGGGAAPLVALESPPLESGEPLALDAGEVKWIKENPHVIVASMQFPLYLFKNETGQWDGLNHDILQRIGQMTGLAFVHRESFSPDQLLTMLENGEADMTTLLAMNDERRNFLHFSHAFGGSGWVFVGRDGESALHSLEQLEGKVLALPVRHALEAEIRRDYPAIELRTVKTYGEARALVESREAHATIENETGVHLHPAGQLQVGTSLEGKWEPDYLAVRQDLTPLLSILNKALEAFPAEEMRTLRAKWMSGIVPTQPPSLWQRMSQWGYWCVTVVVLFGLLSLLWNRRLQAQVDQRLKAETVLKDQLMLQRALMDAIPDPIFIRDLEGRLIMCNKSYEEQFATRFEKLRGTRLTDCAGFPPATAELLHGEVMEQLRTGQSRFADRQLMFSSGLREIYHWSVPFYGADGQLRGLLGGWADVGRRWRRSDRFLA; translated from the coding sequence ATGTTGCTTTTTATCAAATGCAAACCAGCGCTGGGCTGGGTGATGTTCCTGGTCCTGATGCACTGGGCGCAGGGAGGAGGTGCAGCTCCATTGGTGGCCCTGGAATCGCCGCCATTGGAATCTGGCGAACCGCTGGCGCTGGATGCCGGGGAAGTGAAGTGGATCAAAGAGAACCCACATGTGATCGTGGCGTCGATGCAGTTTCCGTTGTACCTGTTCAAGAATGAAACCGGGCAGTGGGACGGGCTGAACCATGACATTCTTCAGCGCATCGGGCAGATGACCGGTCTTGCGTTCGTGCATCGGGAGTCGTTCTCCCCCGACCAGTTGCTGACGATGCTGGAGAATGGCGAGGCCGATATGACGACCCTGCTGGCGATGAACGATGAACGCCGGAACTTTCTCCATTTCAGCCATGCCTTTGGCGGGTCCGGCTGGGTATTTGTCGGTCGTGATGGGGAGTCGGCCCTCCATTCGCTGGAGCAATTGGAAGGCAAGGTCCTGGCATTGCCGGTGCGGCATGCGCTGGAGGCGGAAATCAGGCGCGACTACCCGGCCATCGAACTGCGCACGGTCAAGACCTATGGGGAAGCGCGGGCGCTGGTAGAAAGCCGTGAGGCCCACGCCACCATTGAAAATGAGACGGGCGTGCACCTGCATCCGGCGGGACAACTGCAAGTAGGAACGAGCCTTGAGGGCAAGTGGGAACCGGACTATCTGGCTGTGCGCCAAGACCTGACACCCTTGCTCAGTATCTTGAATAAAGCACTCGAGGCATTCCCTGCCGAGGAGATGCGTACGCTGCGCGCCAAGTGGATGTCGGGTATCGTCCCGACCCAGCCGCCTTCGCTTTGGCAGCGGATGTCCCAATGGGGCTACTGGTGCGTGACCGTGGTCGTATTGTTCGGGTTATTGTCACTCTTGTGGAACCGGCGCCTGCAAGCCCAGGTCGATCAGCGCCTCAAGGCCGAGACCGTCCTCAAGGACCAACTGATGCTTCAGAGGGCGCTGATGGATGCCATTCCCGATCCGATATTCATTCGTGACCTGGAAGGGCGCCTGATCATGTGCAACAAAAGCTACGAGGAACAGTTTGCGACCCGCTTTGAAAAACTGCGCGGTACGCGGCTGACCGATTGCGCGGGGTTTCCCCCGGCCACCGCCGAGCTGTTGCATGGGGAGGTGATGGAACAACTGCGAACCGGCCAGTCCCGATTCGCCGATCGGCAATTGATGTTCAGCAGTGGATTACGGGAAATCTATCACTGGTCGGTGCCCTTCTACGGGGCCGACGGGCAGTTGCGCGGCCTGTTGGGAGGCTGGGCCGATGTCGGGCGCCGCTGGCGTCGTTCCGACCGATTCCTGGCCTGA
- a CDS encoding glucan biosynthesis protein D — MHRRNLLKASMAFAAYTGLSASGLMAARAWAADQTADGQARPFDFDDLKDQARQLAASRYVDTKQVLPPTLAQMSPLQFNAIRYDANHSLWNKLDGQLDVQFFHVGMGFKQPVRMYSVDPKTRMAREVHFRPELFNYEKTTVNTSQLTGDLGFSGFRAFKAPELDRHDIVSFLGASYFRAVDASGQYGLSARGLAIDTYAKKREEFPDFTKFWFETPDKNSTRFVVYALLDSPSATGAYRFDIDCQPTRVVMEIDAHVNARTAIEQLGIAPMTSMFSCGTVERRMCDTIHPQIHDSDRLAMWRGNGEWVCRPLNNPATLQFNAFADKDPKGFGLVQTDHDFASYQDTVDWYSKRPSLWVEPTTAWGEGSVDLLEIPTTGETLDNIVAFWTPKKPVAAGESLNYGYKLYWSALPPVSTDLAHVDATRSGMGGFIEGWAPGEHYPTVWARRFAVDFSGGGLDQLPPGTGIEPVVTCSHGEVKDFNVLVLDEIKGYRITFDWYPTDDRVDPVQMRLFIRSKERTLSETWLYQYFPPAPDKRKYP; from the coding sequence ATGCACCGCAGGAATCTGCTCAAGGCCTCCATGGCCTTCGCCGCCTACACCGGTCTATCGGCCTCCGGGCTCATGGCCGCACGTGCCTGGGCCGCTGACCAGACTGCCGACGGCCAGGCCCGTCCCTTCGATTTCGATGACCTGAAAGACCAGGCCCGGCAACTGGCCGCGAGCCGCTACGTCGACACCAAGCAAGTCTTGCCACCGACCCTCGCCCAGATGTCACCCCTGCAATTCAACGCGATCCGCTACGACGCCAACCACTCCTTGTGGAACAAGCTCGATGGCCAGCTGGACGTGCAGTTTTTCCACGTCGGCATGGGCTTCAAGCAGCCGGTGCGCATGTACAGCGTCGATCCGAAAACCCGTATGGCCCGTGAGGTGCACTTCCGCCCGGAGTTGTTCAACTACGAGAAAACCACCGTCAACACCTCGCAGTTGACCGGTGACCTGGGGTTCTCGGGTTTCCGTGCATTCAAGGCGCCGGAGCTGGATCGGCACGACATCGTTTCGTTCCTGGGGGCCAGTTATTTCCGCGCCGTGGACGCCAGCGGCCAGTACGGTTTGTCCGCTCGCGGATTGGCCATCGACACCTACGCCAAAAAGCGTGAGGAATTCCCGGACTTCACCAAGTTCTGGTTCGAAACCCCGGACAAGAACAGCACCCGCTTCGTGGTCTACGCCCTGCTCGATTCCCCCAGCGCCACGGGTGCCTATCGTTTTGACATCGATTGCCAGCCGACCCGGGTGGTCATGGAGATCGACGCCCACGTCAACGCCCGCACGGCCATCGAGCAGCTCGGGATCGCCCCGATGACCAGCATGTTCAGCTGCGGCACCGTCGAGCGGCGCATGTGCGACACCATTCACCCGCAAATCCACGACTCCGACCGGTTGGCCATGTGGCGCGGCAACGGCGAGTGGGTCTGCCGTCCGCTGAACAACCCCGCCACCTTGCAGTTCAACGCCTTCGCCGACAAGGACCCGAAAGGCTTCGGCCTGGTGCAGACCGACCATGACTTTGCCAGCTACCAGGACACCGTGGACTGGTACAGCAAGCGTCCAAGCCTGTGGGTCGAACCGACGACGGCCTGGGGCGAAGGCTCTGTCGATCTGCTGGAAATCCCTACCACCGGCGAAACCCTGGACAACATCGTTGCGTTCTGGACACCGAAGAAACCGGTTGCCGCCGGTGAGTCGCTGAACTACGGCTACAAGCTCTACTGGAGCGCCCTGCCTCCGGTCAGCACGGACCTGGCGCATGTCGATGCGACCCGTTCGGGCATGGGCGGTTTCATCGAAGGCTGGGCACCCGGCGAGCATTACCCGACCGTCTGGGCGCGGCGTTTCGCCGTGGACTTCAGCGGCGGCGGCCTCGACCAACTGCCGCCCGGCACCGGCATCGAACCGGTGGTGACCTGCTCCCACGGCGAAGTGAAGGACTTCAACGTGCTGGTGCTCGATGAGATCAAGGGCTACCGCATCACGTTCGACTGGTACCCGACGGACGATCGCGTGGACCCGGTGCAGATGCGCCTGTTCATTCGTAGCAAGGAGCGCACCTTGAGCGAGACCTGGTTGTACCAGTACTTCCCGCCGGCGCCGGATAAGCGCAAGTATCCCTAA
- a CDS encoding YaeQ family protein: MAQPSTTYKFELNLTDLDRNVYENVKQTIARHPSETEERMTVRLLAYAFWYNELLAFGRGLSDVDEPALWEKSLDDRVLHWIEVGQPDADRLTWCSRRTERTSLLAYGSLRVWEGKVIPAVKNLKNVNIAAVPQDVLEILAQDMPRVIKWDVMISEGTIFVTDDRGQHEVQLQWLLGERG; the protein is encoded by the coding sequence ATGGCCCAGCCGTCCACGACCTACAAGTTTGAACTGAACCTCACCGACCTCGACCGCAATGTGTATGAGAATGTGAAGCAGACCATTGCCCGTCATCCGTCGGAAACCGAGGAGCGCATGACCGTGCGCCTGTTGGCCTATGCCTTCTGGTACAACGAGCTGCTGGCATTCGGCCGTGGTCTGTCAGACGTCGATGAACCTGCTCTGTGGGAAAAAAGTCTGGACGACCGTGTGCTGCATTGGATCGAAGTCGGCCAGCCCGATGCCGATCGCCTGACCTGGTGCTCGCGCCGCACCGAGCGCACCAGCCTGTTGGCCTATGGCAGCCTGCGGGTATGGGAAGGCAAGGTAATTCCAGCGGTGAAGAATCTGAAAAACGTCAACATCGCCGCCGTGCCCCAGGACGTGCTGGAAATCCTGGCCCAGGACATGCCGCGTGTGATCAAGTGGGACGTGATGATCAGCGAGGGTACTATTTTCGTGACTGATGATCGTGGCCAGCATGAAGTCCAGTTGCAATGGCTGCTGGGCGAGCGTGGTTGA
- the recJ gene encoding single-stranded-DNA-specific exonuclease RecJ codes for MRIEPRQLPDTLPFLGDLPPLLTRLYAARGVQSEAELDKSLARLIPYQQLKGIDAAVDLLVVALEQRQRILIVGDFDADGATASTVGMLGLRLLGAAHVDYLVPNRFEYGYGLTPEIVEVALTREPQLLITVDNGISSVEGVAAAKAAGLKVLVTDHHLPGLELPAADAIVNPNQPGCDFPSKALAGVGVIFYVLMALRARLRSLGWYASKPQPNIGELLDLVALGSVADVVPLDANNRILVHQGLERIRAGRARPGIKAILEVAKRDHSRITSTDLGFILGPRLNAAGRLDDMSLGIECLLTDDVALAREMAAQLDGMNQDRKSIEQGMQREALAQLKDLPVESMPFGLCLFDPQWHQGVIGILASRMKERYFRPTIAFADAGDGLLKGSGRSVAGFHIRDALSVVAAQHPTLISKYGGHAMAAGLTLPEANFPLFAEAFDAEVRRQMREEDLTGRLLSDGTLAVEEFHLELARALRHAGPWGQHFPEPMFHGVFQLVEQRVVGERHLKVVLKSECGSVKLDGIAFGIDRDIWPNPTVRWVELAYKLDLNEFRGQETVQLMIAHIEPR; via the coding sequence ATGCGCATAGAACCCCGCCAACTGCCCGACACCCTGCCATTTCTCGGTGACCTGCCGCCGCTGTTGACCCGCCTGTATGCGGCGCGCGGCGTGCAGTCCGAGGCTGAACTGGACAAGAGCCTGGCGCGCTTGATTCCTTATCAGCAGCTCAAGGGCATCGACGCGGCGGTGGACCTGCTGGTGGTCGCGCTGGAGCAGCGTCAGCGGATCCTGATCGTCGGTGACTTCGATGCCGATGGCGCGACGGCGAGCACCGTGGGCATGCTGGGCCTGCGCTTGCTGGGTGCGGCCCATGTCGACTATCTGGTGCCTAACCGTTTCGAATACGGCTACGGACTGACGCCGGAAATCGTCGAAGTCGCGCTGACCCGCGAGCCACAGTTGCTGATTACCGTGGATAACGGCATTTCCAGCGTGGAAGGCGTGGCGGCGGCGAAAGCGGCGGGGCTCAAGGTGCTGGTCACCGACCACCACTTGCCGGGTCTCGAATTGCCGGCGGCCGATGCCATCGTCAATCCGAACCAGCCGGGCTGTGATTTCCCGAGCAAGGCGCTGGCGGGTGTCGGGGTGATTTTTTACGTGCTGATGGCGCTGCGGGCGCGTCTGCGCAGCCTGGGCTGGTACGCCAGCAAACCCCAGCCGAACATCGGCGAGCTGCTCGATCTGGTGGCCCTGGGCAGCGTCGCCGACGTGGTCCCGCTGGACGCCAATAACCGGATCCTGGTGCACCAGGGGCTGGAACGGATTCGCGCCGGACGGGCCCGTCCCGGTATCAAGGCGATTCTGGAAGTGGCCAAGCGCGATCATTCGCGTATCACGTCCACCGACCTCGGGTTCATCCTCGGCCCGCGCCTGAACGCGGCGGGGCGCCTGGATGACATGAGCCTGGGCATCGAATGCCTGCTCACCGATGACGTGGCCCTGGCGCGGGAGATGGCCGCACAACTGGACGGCATGAACCAGGACCGCAAATCCATCGAGCAAGGCATGCAGCGCGAGGCCTTGGCCCAGCTCAAGGACCTGCCGGTGGAGTCGATGCCATTTGGCTTGTGCCTGTTCGATCCGCAGTGGCACCAAGGCGTGATCGGTATCCTCGCCTCGCGTATGAAAGAGCGCTATTTCCGGCCGACCATTGCCTTTGCCGATGCTGGCGACGGCCTGCTCAAGGGCTCGGGTCGCTCGGTAGCGGGGTTTCACATTCGTGACGCGTTGAGCGTAGTGGCGGCGCAGCATCCGACCCTGATCAGCAAATACGGAGGTCACGCCATGGCGGCGGGGCTGACGTTGCCGGAAGCTAACTTTCCCTTGTTCGCCGAAGCGTTCGACGCGGAAGTGCGTCGGCAGATGCGCGAAGAGGACCTGACCGGGCGGCTGTTGTCGGACGGCACGTTGGCGGTCGAGGAATTTCACCTGGAGCTGGCCCGGGCGTTGCGCCATGCCGGACCCTGGGGCCAGCATTTTCCGGAACCGATGTTCCACGGCGTGTTCCAGCTGGTCGAACAGCGCGTGGTCGGCGAACGGCACCTGAAGGTCGTCCTCAAGAGCGAATGCGGCTCGGTGAAGCTCGATGGCATTGCCTTCGGCATTGACCGCGATATCTGGCCAAACCCAACCGTGCGTTGGGTCGAATTGGCCTACAAGCTCGACCTCAACGAATTCCGCGGCCAGGAAACGGTGCAGTTGATGATTGCCCATATCGAACCGCGTTAA